The genomic stretch GCAGCGACTCGTCGTCGAGCTCGACCGGCAGGAAGAACGGCTTCGGCGCGTGCGCGGCGCGATTCCAGTCGTAAACGAGGTCCGATTCCGCCGGCCGGGGTTTGGATTCCATCGCGGGAATTCTACCGCGTTCGCTCCGCAACGTGGTCGCGCTTCATCCGGCGGTGCGCGGACCTCGACGAGCGATTCGCGCCGTTCGGGAGATGAGACAGAACGACTCCCCCCGTCCCGGGAACCCGAGGCGGCCCCTCGGCGATCGCCAAACGATGAGGCGCGTCGAGGCGCGGGCCCGGCGGGATGCGGGCCGACCGCCACGTCCCGAGGCGTACCGGGGCATATGTCGCCGGGCGGCGCGGGCGGCACGCGCCCGTATTCGCTCGAGGGATGGTCCGCGCCCGCTATTTTCCCGAGAAGCGCGCGACGCGCTTTTCGAGAAAAGCCTTCATCCCCTCCCGCATATCCTCCGTGGAGGCGCACACGCCGAACAGCGTCGCTTCGAGCTCCAGCCCGTCCTCGAGAGGAAGGTCCAGGCCGTTGTGGATCGCGTCCATCGTGAACGCGACCGCCAGCGGGGCGTTGGCGAGGATTTTTCCGGCGAGCTCGCGGGCCGCGGCGAGGGCCTCCCCGGCGGGAACGACGCGGTTGACGAGGCCGATCCGGAACGCCTCGGCCGCGCCGATCGGCTCGCCGGTCAGGCAGATCTCCATGGCTCGCCCCTCTCCGACGATCCGCGCGAGCCGCTGCGATCCCCCGTACCCCGGAAGGATCCCGAGCTTGACCTCCGGCTGGCCGAGCTTCGCGTTCTCCGAAGCGACACGCAGCGTGCAGGCGAGCGCGAGCTCGCACCCGCCGCCGAGAGCGAAACCGTTGATCGCCGCGATCACGGGTTTCCCGAGATTCTCGAGACGGGAGAAGACGGCCTGCCCGCGGAGCGCGTGCGCGCGCCCCGTGACCGGCGTCATGGTGGCGAGCTCCGAAATGTCGGCGCCCGCGACGAACGCCTTCGGCCCCGCGCCCGTGACGATCATCGCGCCCACGCCGTCGTTCGAGCGCGCCTGCTGGATCGCGCCGTCCAGCTCCTCGAGCACCTGCGAGTTCAGCGCGTTCATCTTCTCGGGACGGTTGACCGTCGCCAGCAGGATCCGGTCGACGACTTCGATCTCGACGAGAGCCATGGATTTCCTCCTATCGGGCCGGCGGGCCCGGGCGGGCGCGCCGGATCCCGGCGGCGAGCGTCCTCGCCGGCACGTCAGCGGGCCGCGTCGGCCTCCCGGCGGTTCCCCTTCTCGTCGTAACGGTAGAAGCCGCGCCC from Thermoanaerobaculia bacterium encodes the following:
- a CDS encoding enoyl-CoA hydratase-related protein, with the translated sequence MALVEIEVVDRILLATVNRPEKMNALNSQVLEELDGAIQQARSNDGVGAMIVTGAGPKAFVAGADISELATMTPVTGRAHALRGQAVFSRLENLGKPVIAAINGFALGGGCELALACTLRVASENAKLGQPEVKLGILPGYGGSQRLARIVGEGRAMEICLTGEPIGAAEAFRIGLVNRVVPAGEALAAARELAGKILANAPLAVAFTMDAIHNGLDLPLEDGLELEATLFGVCASTEDMREGMKAFLEKRVARFSGK